Proteins found in one Carassius auratus strain Wakin chromosome 42, ASM336829v1, whole genome shotgun sequence genomic segment:
- the LOC113060932 gene encoding antimicrobial peptide NK-lysin-like has translation MLQRIILITLLISSACALHWEMHIKESIGNQLEESSGEIQTEQLPGLCWACKWAMGKLKKRISNGTTADEVKKKLENICDRIGFLKSLCRKFVNKYMGTLIEELSTTDDAKTICINIRVCKKKE, from the exons ATGCTGCAGAGAATCATCCTGATCACCCTGCTGATATCCTCAG CTTGTGCTCTTCACTGGGAAATGCACATAAAAGAATCTATTGGAAATCAACTTGAAGAAAGCTCA GGTGAGATACAAACAGAACAACTCCCTGGATTGTGCTGGGCTTGCAAGTGGGCCATGGGGAAGCTGAAAAAACGAATCTCCAATGGGACAACTGCG GATGAAGTTAAAAAGAAGCTTGAAAATATCTGTGATCGGATTGGCTTCCTGAAATCACTGTGTAGGAAGTTTGTGAACAAGTACATGGGCACTCTGATCGAAGAACTTTCAACTACTGATGACGCCAAAACCATCTGTATTAACATTCGTGTTTGCAAGAAAAAGGAATAG